In one window of Prevotella sp. E13-17 DNA:
- a CDS encoding RNA polymerase sigma factor — protein MDFHYKLDYSKLSDKQVVAKILAEPHDEEAAVYLLHDRYTPLLHKLYRRLTTDDTWFDDCVDELFMHIKGKDGSWRILANFEWRSTFGYWLRKLAYSKFCEVLPKLIENGGRNVSIDNDDPKQPPVQLPDGGKETYERRMNKVMLMEAIGKLKDEDQRFAILKRLEGYKSKEIADMLKIKWQKYGIVKYNNDNEVVVPDEGYLNVLVQRAKKELKIIMSN, from the coding sequence ATGGATTTTCATTATAAACTCGACTATAGCAAACTCTCCGACAAACAGGTTGTCGCGAAGATTCTGGCAGAGCCTCATGATGAAGAGGCTGCTGTCTATTTGCTGCACGACCGCTATACCCCTCTCTTACATAAATTGTATCGTCGCCTTACGACAGACGACACATGGTTCGATGATTGCGTTGATGAACTTTTCATGCACATCAAAGGCAAGGACGGCTCTTGGCGGATTCTTGCCAACTTCGAATGGCGTAGCACATTTGGCTATTGGCTGAGGAAACTTGCATACAGCAAATTTTGTGAAGTTCTGCCCAAACTGATAGAAAACGGAGGTCGTAACGTTTCTATAGATAACGACGACCCAAAGCAACCGCCAGTGCAACTGCCTGACGGAGGCAAAGAAACCTATGAACGTCGCATGAACAAGGTAATGCTCATGGAAGCCATCGGTAAGTTGAAGGACGAAGACCAGCGGTTTGCCATCCTGAAGCGGCTGGAAGGCTATAAGAGCAAGGAGATAGCAGATATGCTCAAGATAAAATGGCAGAAGTACGGCATCGTGAAGTATAACAACGATAACGAGGTTGTCGTGCCGGATGAGGGCTACCTCAACGTCCTCGTGCAACGTGCCAAGAAAGAACTAAAAATCATCATGTCGAATTAA
- a CDS encoding UpxY family transcription antiterminator, which produces MSTLSNVETGRGQAKPPSVRVAPENIPEAKSTQTGVSVKYVPTPDKRWYVFRASYGREDKASNYIVEDGTFVYIAKRYARKSVNGKQKKVLETLIPNHFFVYTNDEKAEEYIKNTPALSYLTYYYNHFELNDDQKNPPLTVSCKEMENFIFATCNKNEHLKFVNEEQCHYKGGEIVKVIEGPFKEVEGKVARVSGQQRVIVSITNVGLVSTAYIPSAFIMIIDDL; this is translated from the coding sequence ATGAGTACATTGTCTAATGTGGAAACTGGAAGAGGCCAGGCTAAACCTCCAAGTGTCAGGGTTGCTCCTGAGAACATCCCCGAAGCTAAAAGCACACAAACCGGGGTGTCGGTAAAATATGTGCCTACACCCGACAAAAGGTGGTACGTGTTCCGTGCTTCATATGGCAGAGAAGATAAGGCATCAAACTACATAGTAGAAGACGGTACGTTTGTCTATATCGCCAAGCGTTACGCCCGCAAGTCGGTAAATGGTAAACAAAAGAAAGTTTTGGAGACTTTAATCCCGAACCATTTTTTCGTATATACCAACGATGAGAAGGCTGAGGAGTATATAAAGAACACGCCAGCCCTATCCTATCTTACCTACTACTACAATCATTTTGAACTGAACGATGATCAGAAGAATCCACCATTGACTGTTTCCTGCAAAGAAATGGAGAACTTCATTTTTGCAACCTGCAATAAGAACGAACATCTGAAGTTCGTTAATGAAGAACAATGTCATTACAAAGGCGGTGAAATAGTGAAGGTGATAGAAGGTCCCTTCAAAGAAGTGGAAGGAAAGGTTGCTCGTGTATCAGGTCAGCAACGCGTTATTGTTTCAATAACGAATGTTGGCCTTGTTTCAACGGCATACATTCCATCTGCGTTTATTATGATTATTGATGACCTATAA
- a CDS encoding RyR domain-containing protein translates to MDITNELLAAYAEGNVSDSERTAVRQYLAEHPEELESVMIMMDEDFDIQLDDKDREVPSRSFDEELDELLDEIEDDDSDTNAPSVSILPLMSKAAQNVVDNLCAIRCEGYALRALGIDVSDEELEKEAEENKWLKPEGTPLHCIGLLSEKRGLYVSRRYGCSIDIIIRAVKKGEIVIAAIDNTELSQSLEEAKKNDLLNGKSPNHAVIIQSVDLEAKTITMLDSDNTTLSKTYPIDIFQNAWDDSANYIVILSNQSNYEPHPLDLDDVEIEPELLELREAIAENAHEVWAKTRKDQGWSYGKERDDAKKLHPDMLPYNLLPESEKEYDRLMAINTIKLVKKLGWELKKRK, encoded by the coding sequence ATGGATATTACAAACGAGTTGTTGGCAGCATATGCTGAAGGAAATGTTTCTGACTCAGAGCGCACCGCCGTTCGTCAGTATCTTGCGGAGCATCCTGAGGAGTTGGAATCCGTGATGATTATGATGGATGAGGACTTCGACATACAGTTAGACGATAAAGACAGAGAAGTTCCTTCCCGTTCTTTTGACGAAGAATTAGATGAACTATTGGATGAGATTGAAGATGATGATTCTGATACAAATGCTCCTTCCGTCAGTATTCTCCCGTTAATGTCAAAGGCTGCTCAGAATGTTGTTGATAATTTATGCGCTATAAGATGCGAAGGATATGCATTACGGGCTTTAGGCATAGATGTGTCAGATGAAGAGTTGGAAAAAGAAGCAGAAGAAAATAAATGGCTTAAGCCAGAGGGTACTCCATTGCATTGCATCGGATTATTGTCTGAGAAACGTGGGCTATATGTGTCCCGAAGGTATGGTTGCTCAATAGATATCATTATTCGAGCGGTAAAAAAAGGAGAAATAGTTATTGCCGCAATTGATAATACGGAATTAAGTCAGTCTCTTGAAGAAGCCAAAAAGAATGATTTGTTGAATGGGAAAAGTCCCAATCATGCGGTCATTATTCAATCTGTTGATTTGGAAGCCAAAACCATCACAATGCTTGATTCGGATAATACCACTTTATCCAAAACATATCCGATAGATATTTTCCAAAACGCGTGGGATGATTCTGCCAATTATATTGTAATCCTAAGCAATCAGAGTAACTACGAACCACATCCTCTGGATCTTGACGATGTAGAAATAGAACCGGAGCTTTTAGAACTTCGAGAGGCTATAGCGGAGAATGCGCATGAGGTTTGGGCCAAAACCCGTAAAGACCAAGGCTGGTCGTATGGTAAAGAACGAGATGACGCTAAGAAACTCCATCCGGATATGCTGCCATACAATTTGCTCCCTGAAAGTGAAAAAGAGTATGATCGTCTTATGGCGATAAATACCATTAAACTTGTGAAGAAGTTGGGTTGGGAATTAAAGAAAAGAAAGTAG